A genomic stretch from Arachis stenosperma cultivar V10309 chromosome 3, arast.V10309.gnm1.PFL2, whole genome shotgun sequence includes:
- the LOC130969376 gene encoding homeobox-DDT domain protein RLT1-like isoform X3, giving the protein MEGEGGSEGENNQRRGGTDDNSNENFNGSNSKVANSNEGQSKPKRQMKTPYQLETLEKAYALETYPSEAMRAELSEKLALSDRQLQMWFCHRRLKDKKDLPPKKPPKKAVEKVREPEPEPVPDSPVDDHRLGPELGDEDGSGSGSGSSPFTRSESRSVAPRGYYESQQAALELRAISCVEAQLGGPLREDGPILGIEFDALPPDAFGAPLEQQKRPSHAYDSKVYERHNARPNKAMARAFHEYQFLRNQAGPRSDGFGQYPQHHLHDPMEGPARNTHFAHGTEQLHRSHATQGHSSRVRILPQQDKQGIPHPSPPQDDDVASQKQLHTNVVNTGVNSHSTDYQIVGPENPYNPPGGQVSHITTMQIEKKRKSDDARSAREVEAHEMRIKKELEKQDNLRRKNEERMRKEMERQDRERRKEEERLMRERQREEERLRREQKRELERREKFLLKENLKAEKMRQKEELRKEKEAERRKAALEKATARRIAKESMELIEDEQLELMELAASSKGLSSIIHLDFDTLQNLESFRDSLCVFPPKSVKLRKPFAIQPWINSEENVGNLLMVWKFLITFADILELWPFTLDEFVQAFHDYDSRLLGEIHVALLKVIIKDIADVARTPSTGLGMSQNGAANSGGGHPEIVEGAYAWGFDIRNWHKHLNQLTWPEIFRQLALAAGYGPQLKKRNITWSYANDKDEGRSCEDIISTLRNGSAAEHAVAKMRERGLLAPRKSRHRLTPGTVKFAAFHVLSLEGGEGLTVLELAEKIQKSGLRDLTTSKTPEASISVALTRDAKLFERIAPSTYRVRTAFRKDPADAESILSEARKKIQIFENGFLAGEDADEVEREDDIERDDVERYDDVEREEESESEEVDDDPEVDDLLGPSSANKTSVLCDDFSSIGKESLGHKVELIQDQFEKDLPENGTKDVDGSKDAHLPDAITGQPVITNFEEDNMEIDESKTGESWVEGLAEGEYSDLSVEERLNALVVLVGVANEGNSIRVVLEDRLEAANALKKQMWAEAQIDKIRLRDDNVNKSDFPSINGNKVEPQYTSPAVGGNQSPLLDINIDNNNNNEASPSTAENKKAAVVQNLAMEKPSIGQDYCIGPDNPQTQLSAPYSKRSRSQLKSYISHMAEEMSVYRSLPLGQDRRHNRYWQFVASASCNDPGSGRIFVEYLDGNWRLIDSEEAFDALFNSLDLRGIRESHLRIMLQKIGSSFKENVRKNAQSANIGSRDETNIKNEADEAESSPDCHALSDSPSSTLCGLNSDTSETSSSFKIELGKSESEKKGALRRYQDFQKWMWKECYNSSILSAMKYGKMRCKPQVDICDICLNPYFFEDSHCNCCHRTFPSNNGFNFSKHIFQCGGKLSKDICILDCSLPLRTRLLKALLAFIEASVPSEAFQSTWTEDTRRHWGLKLSKSSSVEELLQLLTVFERAIKRDFLSSSFSTTQELLGSSSMSESAFTDPESVAVLPWVPQTTSAVSLRLSEFDASISYVQLEKSEHRREKETIEYMKLPSRSNPFKSSRVVEPADLDHDEFMKVRSAPMKIVQSGNKRGRGNSDKGRGKKIAKRMHDSKQDTGRRSVKVTENLSQRLKQQGRGAQGQSGGRGRRTVRKRRVEKRAVEDLLLGHKAGTHSSNIVREPLRNLDEEWDDDEKASPMTSIHMGAVDNSNSAEEADSDDNAQVAESNDNAQAADSDENAQEVDSDDNPLEVDSDDNAQAVDSDDNGQAVEYDQGNWGIGFNNTPNRWSRDVVGMIDEDVEASDEDNDNNVGLEENEEEESEGDDVMSEEGSDGIADRVLNDDSDSDDSEDSSD; this is encoded by the exons ATGGAGGGGGAGGGTGGTTCAGAGGGAGAGAATAATCAGAGAAGGGGTGGCACAGATGATAATAGCAATGAAAACTTCAATGGAAGCAATAGCAAAGTTGCGAATTCCAATGAGGGGCAGAGCAAGCCCAAGCGCCAGATGAAGACACCCTATCAACTCGAAACCCTCGAGAAAGCTTATGCCT TGGAGACGTACCCTTCTGAGGCTATGAGGGCCGAGCTATCGGAGAAATTGGCGTTGTCTGATCGGCAGCTGCAGATGTGGTTCTGCCACCGGAGGCTGAAAGACAAGAAAGACTTGCCCCCCAAGAAGCCGCCGAAGAAGGCCGTGGAGAAAGTGCGGGAGCCAGAGCCTGAACCAGTGCCGGATTCCCCAGTGGATGACCACAGATTGGGCCCCGAGCTAGGCGATGAGGATGGATCCGGGTCTGGTTCTGGGTCAAGCCCGTTTACCCGGTCAGAGTCCAGGAGTGTGGCGCCGCGGGGTTATTATGAATCACAGCAGGCTGCGCTGGAGCTCAGAGCAATTTCTTGTGTGGAGGCACAGTTAGGGGGGCCATTGAGGGAAGATGGACCCATTCTAGGAATAGAGTTTGATGCATTGCCACCAGATGCATTTGGGGCGCCCTTAG AACAGCAGAAGCGACCAAGTCATGCCTATGACAGTAAAGTTTATGAAAGACATAATGCTAGACCAAATAAG GCTATGGCAAGGGCATTCCATGAATATCAATTTCTACGGAACCAGGCAGGCCCCAGGTCTGATGGTTTTGGACAATATCCCCAACATCATTTACATGATCCGATGGAAGGTCCTGCAAGAAATACCCATTTTGCACATGGAACTGAACAGTTACATAGAAGTCATGCTACCCAAGGTCATTCTTCTCGAGTCCGTATTTTACCTCAACAAGATAAGCAAGGGATTCCTCATCCATCTCCTCCTCAAGATGATGATGTTGCTTCCCAAAAGCAATTGCACACAAATGTAGTGAACACTGGAGTGAACTCTCATTCTACTGATTACCAAATTGTTGGGCCCGAAAATCCCTATAACCCACCAGGTGGACAAGTTTCCCATATCACTACAATGCAGATTGAGAAAAAACGAAAG AGTGATGATGCTAGAAGTGCAAGGGAAGTCGAAGCCCATGAGATGAGGATCAAGAAAGAGCTTGAGAAACAAGATAACCTTAGACGAAAG AATGAAGAGCGAATGAGGAAAGAAATGGAGAGACAAGATCGTGAAAgaaggaaggaagaagaaaggttGATGCGTGAGAGACAGCGAGAAGAGGAAAGATTAAGGCGTGAGCAAAAACGTGAACTCGAACGAAGGGAAAAGTTTTTGCTGAAAGAAAATTTGAAA GCTGAGAAAATGAGGCAAAAGGAAGAGCTTCGCAAAGAGAAAGAAGCAGAGAGACGCAAAGCTGCCTTGGAAAAGGCAACTGCTCGTAGAATAGCTAAGGAATCCATGGAACTAATTGAAGATGAACAACTGGAATTGATGGAGCTTGCTGCTTCAAGCAAGGGATTGTCCTCTATAATTCATCTTGATTTTGATACTCTGCAAAACCTTGAATCATTTAGGG ATTCATTGTGTGTTTTCCCACCTAAGAGTGTAAAGCTAAGAAAACCATTTGCGATCCAACCCTGGATTAACTCAGAAGAGAATGTTGGCAACCTTCTCATG GTTTGGAAATTTTTGATTACTTTTGCTGATATTCTTGAGTTGTGGCCTTTTACTCTCGATGAGTTTGTGCAAGCTTTCCATGATTAT GATTCAAGACTGTTGGGTGAAATACATGTTGCTCTCCTTAAGGTGATAATAAAAGACATTGCAGATGTTGCAAGGACACCTTCCACTGGATTAGGAATGAGCCAAAATGGTGCAGCTAATTCAGGAGGTGGCCATCCAGAAATTGTGGAAGGG GCATATGCATGGGGCTTTGACATACGTAATTGGCATAAGCACTTAAATCAGTTGACATGGCCAGAAATTTTTCGACAGCTAGCATTAGCAGCAGGTTATGGACCACAGTTGAAGAAAAGAAATATTACATGGTCATATGCAAATGATAAAGATGAG GGCAGGAGTTGTGAAGATATCATTTCTACACTTAGAAATGGTTCAGCAGCTGAACATGCTGTGGCAAAAATGCGGGAGAGAGGTCTACTAGCACCTCGGAAATCAAGGCACCGCTTAACTCCTGGAACAGTAAAGTTTGCTGCATTTCATGTTCTCTCACTTGAAGGTGGTGAAGGATTGACAGTACTAGAACTTGCAGAAAAAATTCAG AAATCCGGCCTTCGGGACCTGACAACTAGCAAGACACCAGAGGCCTCGATTTCTGTCGCTTTGACAAGAGATGCTAAGCTTTTTGAAAGAATAGCTCCATCGACATACCGCGTACGTACTGCATTTAGAAAGGATCCAGCGGATGCTGAGTCTATTCTTTcagaagcaagaaagaaaattCAGATATTTGAAAATGGGTTTCTAGCTGGGGAAGATGCTGATGAGGTTGAACGAGAAGACGATATTGAAAGAGATGATGTTGAAAGATATGATGATgtagaaagagaagaagagtcAGAAAGTGAAGAAGTTGATGATGATCCTGAAGTTGACGATTTGCTAGGTCCTTCAAGTGCTAACAAAACATCTGTTCTCTGTGATGATTTCTCATCTATTGGAAAAGAAAGTTTGGGTCATAAGGTAGAACTTATTCAAGATCAGTTTGAGAAGGATCTTCCGGAGAATGGTACTAAGGATGTGGACGGTTCTAAAGATGCTCATCTTCCAGATGCTATCACTGGACAACCCGTTATTACAAACTTTGAGGAAGATAATATGGAAATTGATGAAAGCAAGACTGGAGAGTCATGGGTTGAAGGGCTTGCAGAAGGAGAATATTCTGATCTCAGTGTAGAGGAACGTTTAAATGCTCTTGTTGTATTGGTTGGTGTGGCAAATGAAGGAAATTCAATCCGCGTTGTTCTTGAG GATCGTTTGGAAGCAGCAAATGCTCTGAAGAAGCAAATGTGGGCAGAAGCTCAGATAGATAAAATTCGACTGAGAGATGATAATGTAAATAAATCAGATTTTCCATCTATCAATGGGAATAAAGTTGAACCACAATACACAAGTCCTGCTGTGGGGGGGAACCAGAGCCCATTGCTTGACATAAACAttgacaataataataataatgaggCATCGCCTAGCActgcagaaaataaaaaggcTGCAGTTGTACAGAACCTTGCCATGGAAAAGCCCTCAATAGGTCAAGATTACTGCATTGGTCCAGATAACCCTCAAACTCAACTATCTGCTCCCTATTCGAAAAGGTCTCGTTCTCAGTTGAAATCATATATTTCTCACATGGCAGAAGAGATGTCCGTATACAGGTCTTTACCCCTTGGTCAAGATCGCAGACATAATCGTTATTGGCAATTTGTTGCATCTGCTTCTTGCAATGATCCTGGCTCTGGCAGGATCTTTGTTGAATATCTTGATGGCAATTGGAGGCTTATTGATTCTGAAGAG GCCTTTGATGCTCTTTTTAATTCACTGGATTTGCGTGGGATCAGGGAATCTCATTTGCGCATAATGTTGCAAAAGATTGGAAGTTCCTTCAAAGAAAATGTTAGGAAGAATGCACAATCTGCCAATATTGGAAGCAGAGATGAAACTAATATTAAAAATGAAGCTGATGAAGCAGAGTCCAGTCCTGATTGCCATGCATTGTCTGACAGTCCCAGCAGTACACTCTGTGGCTTGAACTCTGATACATCTGAAACTTCTTCATCATTCAAAATTGAGCTTGGGAAAAGTGAGAGTGAGAAGAAAGGTGCCTTGAGAAGGTATCAAGATTTCCAGAAATGGATGTGGAAAGAATGCTATAACTCATCCATATTATCTGCAATGAAATATGGGAAAATGAGATGCAAACCTCAGGTGGACATCTGTGATATCTGCCTCAACCCTTATTTCTTTGAAGATTCCCATTGCAATTGTTGCCATCGTACTTTTCCCTCAAATAACggatttaatttttcaaaacatATATTTCAATGTGGGGGCAAGTTGTCCAAAGATATTTGTATTCTGGATTGTTCTCTTCCCTTGCGGACAAGATTGCTTAAGGCCCTGCTGGCTTTTATTGAG GCATCTGTTCCCTCCGAAGCATTTCAATCAACTTGGACAGAAGATACTAGAAGGCATTGGGGTTTGAAGTTAAGCAAATCATCTTCTGTCGAGGAACTTCTTCAG TTATTGACTGTGTTTGAGAGAGCAATAAAGCGAGATTTTTTATCGTCATCCTTCTCAACAACACAAGAATTGTTGGGATCAAGCAGCATGTCAGAGAGTGCTTTTACCGATCCTGAATCTGTTGCTGTACTTCCATGGGTTCCACAGACCACCTCAGCTGTGTCTCTCAGACTCTCCGAGTTTGATGCGTCCATTAGCTATGTTCAGCTTGAAAAATCTGAGCATCGCAGGGAGAAAGAAACTATAGAATACATG AAGCTTCCTTCAAGATCTAATCCTTTCAAATCTAGTAGAGTAGTGGAACCAGCAGACTTGGACCATGATGAATTCATGAAAGTTAGGTCTGCTCCCATGAAAATTGTACAAAGTGGCAATAAACGTGGACGGGGGAATAGTGATAAAGGACGGGGTAAAAAGATAGCTAAAAGAATGCATGATTCCAAACAAGATACTGGCCGCCGCAGTGTTAAGGTCACAGAGAATCTTAGTCAAAGACTAAAACAGCAGGGGCGAGGAGCACAAGGACAAAGTGGTGGACGTGGTCGCCGAACTGTCAGGAAAAGACGAGTGGAAAAGAGGGCTGTTGAAGATTTGCTGCTGGGCCACAAGGCTGGCACACACAGTTCCAATATTGTTAGAGAACCATTGAGAAACCTGGATGAGGAATGGGATGATGATGAAAAGGCAAGTCCCATGACTTCCATCCACATGGGGGCTGTCGACAATAGTAACAGTGCTGAAGAGGCAGATTCTGATGACAATGCTCAAGTAGCAGAGTCCAACGACAATGCTCAAGCAGCAGATTCGGATGAAAATGCTCAAGAAGTGGATTCCGATGACAATCCTCTAGAAGTGGACTCAGATGACAATGCTCAAGCAGTGGACTCGGATGACAATGGCCAAGCAGTGGAATATGATCAAGGAAACTGGGGAATAGGTTTCAATAACACCCCCAACAGGTGGAGTAGGGATGTGGTTGGAATGATCGATGAAGATGTAGAAGCTTCAGACGAGGACAATGACAACAATGTTGGGCTTGAAGAGAACGAAGAGGAAGAATCAGAGGGTGATGATGTTATGAGTGAGGAGGGTTCAGATGGAATTGCAGATAGAGTTTTGAATGATGACTCGGACTCTGATGATTCTGAAGATTCATCTGATTAG